The Thunnus albacares chromosome 11, fThuAlb1.1, whole genome shotgun sequence genome contains a region encoding:
- the LOC122992350 gene encoding serine-aspartate repeat-containing protein C-like, whose product MDTVVAVVVVDMVMDMDMDMDLDMVMVMVMVMDMDMDTDTDTDTDMDMDTDMGTDMDTDTDMDKGQNADAGISVATSTASATRKGRTLMGPPAAPAAAAVTLIK is encoded by the exons ATGGACACGGTGGTGGCAGTTGTTGTGGTGGACATGGTCATGGACATGGACATGGACATGGACCTGGACATGGTCATGGTCATGGTCATGGTCATGGACATGGACATGGACACGGACACGGACACGGACACGGACATGGACATGGACACGGACATGGGCACGGACATGGACACGGACACGGACATGGACAAGGGCCAAAACGCAGACGCAGGCATAAGCGTGGCCACAAGCACCGCAAGTGCCACAAGAAAGGGAAGGACTCTCATGGG tcctccagcagctcctgcagcagcagcagtgactcTGATTAAATGA
- the LOC122992489 gene encoding zinc transporter 7-like, translated as MYGHNQGNQYPPGYPNHPQQMPGGYPPQYPPGTAPPPHYPPQPHGPQGGYPPGPGYGQGQGHGHEQGHGHGQGHGQCHGQGHGHEHKHKNKHGHEHKHKHKHGHKKGKDGHGSSSSSSSSSSSDSD; from the exons ATGTACGGACACAACCAAG GAAACCAGTACCCTCCTGGGTACCCGAACCATCCTCAGCAGATGCCAGGAGGATATCCTCCCCAGTATCCCCCAGGCACCGCCCCACCACCACACTACCCTCCTCAGCCCCACGGTCCGCAAGGAGGCTACCCACCCGGGCCTGGTTATGGTCAGGGCCAGGGCCACGGACATGAGCAGGGCCACGGACATGGGCAAGGTCACGGACAATGCCATGGACAGGGCCACGGACACGAGCACAAGCACAAGAACAAGCACGGGCACgagcacaaacacaagcacaagcATGGTCACAAGAAAGGAAAGGACGGCCACGGG tcctccagcagctccagcagctccagcagcagtgACTCTGACTAG
- the LOC122992488 gene encoding annexin B11-like, giving the protein MYGHNQGNQYPPGYPNHPQQMPGGYPPQYPPGAAPPPHYPPQPHGPPGGNHGYPPGPGYGQGQGHGQCHGHEQGHGHGQGYGHGQGHGQCHGHEHKHKHGHKHKHKHGHKHRGCHKKGKDSHGSSSSSCSSDSD; this is encoded by the exons ATGTACGGACACAACCAAG GAAACCAGTACCCTCCTGGGTACCCAAACCATCCTCAGCAGATGCCAGGAGGATATCCACCCCAGTATCCTCCAGGCGCCGCCCCGCCACCACACTACCCTCCTCAGCCCCACGGTCCACCAGGAGGCAACCACGGCTACCCACCTGGACCTGGTTATGGTCAGGGCCAGGGCCACGGACAATGCCACGGACATGAGCAGGGCCACGGACACGGACAGGGCTACGGACACGGGCAAGGTCACGGACAATGCCATGGACACGAGCACAAGCACAAGCACGGGCATAAACACAAGCACAAGCATGGTCACAAGCACAGAGGTTGTCACAAGAAAGGAAAGGACAGCCACGGG tcctccagcagctcctgcagcagCGATTCTGActag